DNA sequence from the Parambassis ranga chromosome 1, fParRan2.1, whole genome shotgun sequence genome:
catccatttcctctgcttgttcttcttcctcttcctcctcttcctcttcctcctcttgctcttcttctccctcttcctccccagtggtgctgtcaaggtcctcctctggacaaaaTTCCTATGCGGatacttcctggctgtcagaggatgatgtgttttcatcagtggccttgggggacctcaaaatggcagcaagtgcctcttcaaaatttaatctcctcttcatggttgctcgtggtggcatgactggccagaaaaaactgtacaatgttcttctagacttcaaagatgcacctacataaacatggtgcacacatccaataggagaacggaccctctgtatgatctatcttttcatcatttgaatttacgtgcacgcacacacatgtgcacacacgcgtgcacacatgcactgatataatgggagtcaattggccaaaCGTGTACCTAAGGGTGCCGAACGTAACAAAAATGTTTATCTCCCATTGTGTACACCTTGCGAAAGTGgggacaattgatttttgtaaataatcataaaaaatattcctggccaagttttgtacatttagcctttaaactgacggatatattgagaaccaaaatacaaaaaaaagcaaaatgtacacgtttgggccctaggatgcccagagggttaaTGGGAACATTGCTCTTGTGTTCCCCCTACTTTTGGGAGGTACAATGCCACTGTCGTTAACACTTGTTGTGAAAGTTAGCTGGCGAGGAGCTGGGCTCTCACGTGTTAAATATGAACTCAACATGCCTGTTAAGAACAATCCACGTAGCTACACTGTTAGCCATTACCGCTTACCTCTGAAAGCAATATAACAAGTCTAATGTGACGAACAAATCAGAAGCAACCACCGACGTTAGCAACAACTAATGCTAACATGAGCTTAGCTGCTTGTAGCGCCCGTGAACTTTGACTTGAACAATGACTCAAAATGTCTTCTTAACGTTGtcacacatgtcacatgttcaTTTACGTTAAGGCATTCGCCTTACTGCACATGAAGGTATTTAGCCTACTGAAAAGAAGACTAAAAACTTACCCACAGTAGGAGCTGAACCCGCGATGCCACTCTTGTTGACTgaagcagaggcagaaaaagatGGACGACGGTCAGGTCAGAGGTTGATCTCCCGCGCATGCTCTGCTAGTTGAACCCattctatctgtctgtctagaTAGACAGATGCATTTTGTGAGAGTTCTGCTGAGTGTCTATGGGTAAAATATTGGTCAGTGCCATCTTTCTCAACACATGTTAAGTGTGATTTGAGGCGTCAGCATTGTAAcctgtgctgtttgtctgtcattCTGGACATTTTGGATATGGGGGATGTTATCATCAGGACAACCAACTTTTCCTTCACATATACCACCCCTGAAGTTCCTGTAGCTCTGCATGTATTAAAGGAAAAGTAGTGGATTGTGTAGTGCTATTAGctgatgtgtgtgcacagaagGAGTGGTTAGAGGAGGAGGATCCCTCCGCTTTAGGATTACTGCTTGTGTCAGTAGCCACAATGATGAGACAAGCTATTGACAACACTTCTCATGTTTCAGGCTTTTATAGCTAGAAAGCAGCCAAGCTGAGAGCTACAGGGGGTTAAACCACTTCATCACCTTATGTGACAAAGAGTCTCACTTGGGATGCTGGCTAGATACAGAGTAGCAGTACAGATGTTACCAAGTATTAATCCTGGTGCAAGAAAGAGGTCGAGTTTAAGATTAAAATAACAGTAAATTGTCATTGCAGCTCTAGAATATTTTAATAGGCCTTAGAATAAAGATTACCCTGTGAGCTCAAGACTACTTTCTCCTAACAAACACAGAAGACACTAGTAAGTTTAAAGGCTGCTTTATTGAGTTCCCACAGCTGCTTTAACAGTATAGCTACAGCAACATAGGTTTGTGCAAACAGGTAAACAATTTTAACACCTTCTAGACGTACTAATCACGCTGCACTGCACAACAATAACCAACATATAGAACCACCTTATCAACATTGTAAGTAAAGATTTGTGGATTGATTGAAAAGGCATTCCCAAATAAAGTGCATTTCCTAATTTTTCAGAACAGCAGTGAACCTAATAAAGATAAGGACCGTGATCCTCTATCACATTAAATTCGGGCTATTCTAAGGAATGTCAGATTCTTCTAAACTCAAAACTGAAGGCATCCACAGAAACAGGAAAGTTTCACTTTTTCCAGCTCATTTTTTTGGCACAAAAGGTATTTAAGCATCAGTCTTGTGAGtaaagaaatacacacatatgcacagagGCAGTGTTTAGGTCtgaccttgtgttttttttgcagctaaATATATCACCTATGACTATACGAACAAGCTTGTGGTGATTAGTGTTAGCAGAACAAATGGCTCTGATTGTGTTGTACATGTGCTAGTGCTAAAGAATAGAGAGCAATATGTGGAAACATGTGCTTTATAGTATGTTGGGGGCAGATGTTTGTGCACACTCTGGGTGCAGTTTGATTGTGTGTACCATGTGAATGTTTAGGGACATTTTGGTTTTGAAGACATCATGTCTACTGAAAATCTAATTTTTACAGAGAGCCACTGCAGAGAAACGGACTtcgtctttctctctttccatgAATCCACGGCACACTGTGGCTGCAtcctaaaaaaatacaaattgtcAACGCTTAATATTTCTCAATATAGTTAACAATAATATAATATGCACCACATTGTAAACTTAAATATAGGCACACTTGCCAACTGCAACAAGTAAACAAGTAAATAAAGAAATTGATaaagacatttcagaaacactggacaacaacaaaatatggttataaaaataaaaaaaataaaaaaaaaatcagccataCTGCCTGCTTACTAATCTACTTATTGTccaaaaatgtttcaaaatgCAGGAAATCATGTCTTCATTACTAGTGAAAATGGTGTCCTCTTGTGGTAGTTTGAGATAACAACCTGAAAACCTCTGGTATGCAAAAACTTCTAATGATTTCTGCAGCACATGCTGACGAAACCATGTTAATATTCATTATGTGTATGAATAAAtctatttgtgtttttacttctTACAGACCTCTTTTTGAAACTGGCACCTATGAGCAATGACACCTATCCCATCACAGCTGCTAGTGTTTCTGTAACCTCTACTGCAGAAATTTGAAAGTGTGGTTCAGCTATAATAATTGACTGAATAAAGACATGAACGGCCACTCCCTGTTCCAGTTTAACATTGTGACTCATCACAGCTTAGCACACAACCACATCTTAAAATATCCACAAAATGCTCAGCAAGGAGTAGAGCTTTACATACCGCTACGAAGGAAGTGTCACTAGTAGCTCCGTGATTCACTGGTCCATTCATTTTCCCATCTTAAAAACAATAGAATAGGTTAGCAATCCACAATGTAGAAGTATGAACAGGAATGTAAGCAGGTGCATGTGCTTACCAAATTCATATAGTTGTCCATTTACATTAGCGAAGGCAATGAAGTGAAAGCTGACTTTGTCGGCTTCCGGCTGTAGAACATGAGACATTTATAGTGAGTTTAATAATATGACACAGAGATAAGCAAAACAAAAGGGTTATAAATAATATCTAAACATGAATAAGTgcaattatatataaataactgCATCAAATAGTAGTGCATCTGTGACAAACCTGGTGAAAACTGTCATTTTTAATATGTGCTGAGTGGAACATTTGTAAGATCACAGTGTTTCCATTAACAGATGCTGATGTGGTGGCTTACCCGACATTGGCCATGTGCTGCAACCTCATTGTGGGCATCACAGATTGCCTGGAGTGGGGGGGAACCCAATCACATTTCATAAACAAACTATAACGCAATGGCACAAATTTCAAACTTTTCCCTATGGTATTTTCAATACTAAAAGTCAAGGATTTAGCCGATTGTGGCGCTCCCAAGTGGCTGCCTATAGGTTATGTAACTATTAGACTCCAGAAACAGAAACTTGTTTTTGTAATGCATAATTTTtgtcaaaatgttaaatattttgaaATGTGCACTCAAATCTCAGATTTGGACAAATGAACGGTCTGCTGAATCAAAGCcggtatattttttttatgccCATAAAGTGTCCCGAATAATATAAACAATACCATTATCATCGactgatttgttgttgtttgtttttttttttttatttatacactGCTTAAATCTATTTAAATTTAATCTCACCTTGTTCTTCTCCAATTGTTTGGCACGGTCATCAGGAGACATATTTGCTGTCTCATCAAGAAAAAGCTTCAAGGCAGAGCCATTGTCTGAAAACAGCAGTAGCAGCTTTGTCAGCCAAAAGATGTCACTCATTCGTAAGTTATCTCAAAGCTTGTCACATCACATTACCACTCTACCAGCCACTGTATCATTGACTATTTAAAATACAAGATATAGcaaatattcatttttacaATTCAGTGTAGAAATAAACAAAGTATTAGGCTAGCATGTGGAAGTACACAACCCAATAAGAGATAAGCGAGAGCTGTATCAAAACAATTAATCCTGTCATCTTTGGGGCAATTGATATCCATATAAAAAGGACAATAAACCAGAAGCCAAGATTTAACAAGTGCAGTTTCTTGCATCACAGTGAAACACATGATCCCTGGGAGTTACCATAAAGGTGGTGGACTGCATGTACAAAATGCTCATCTTCAATTACACAGCCTGTTACACTATGTTACTTAGACAGGCCTGGGCCTCTTTTTGCTTGTTATCTTAGCTGTACTCCTGGAAACATTTGAGACCATGTTTGTCACCATGCAAGGAAATGTGTGATTAGTTCCATTTACATTACTTTGGTATCTTACAACTAAAGcttaattttttgttttgttaaagcCTGCTTAACACAATTAAAACAGTATATCACATGTTTAGTTTCATTCCTGTGAACGACACACACTATATTTTATATGTCAGTAACATTATCTATCACCTTTAAGAATTAGCATCAGTTGTAAGTGAATCATCTTTGCAACTGCTGAGTCACTGACAATGATAATagctgtaatatatatatacacatctCATTATGTTACCATTATCTAAATCACTTTTTGTAGCAATATTAGTAGCTGTTCTGCTTACCACTGTATCAATACAATACAGATTATTAATGCTGTACTCACCAAAACTAAATTTGCCTTGATTGTTGGCCACAGCATGCAGCAGGGCGATGGTGCCACAGGAATTGAGAGCTGTCTGCTTCAGGAAATAAACCTCAGAGCCTCCTTCCACCTTGTCTGCCTGCTGAGCTCTGAAAGACTCATGCTGCCatgcgcgcgcgcgcgcacacacacacacacacacacagcatggtcATTATCATCTGCCCATGAGAACACAATGTACAAGCACAAAAGTGTGCATAAAATATGAACCCAATTTtacacaatttccccattgtgggactaataaaggtattcttaatcttaac
Encoded proteins:
- the uchl1 gene encoding ubiquitin carboxyl-terminal hydrolase isozyme L1 is translated as MEFTPMEINPEMLNKMMSKLGVGESWRYVDVLGLEAEQLSSVPKPCCALMLLFPLTQQHESFRAQQADKVEGGSEVYFLKQTALNSCGTIALLHAVANNQGKFSFDNGSALKLFLDETANMSPDDRAKQLEKNKAICDAHNEVAAHGQCRPEADKVSFHFIAFANVNGQLYEFDGKMNGPVNHGATSDTSFVADAATVCRGFMEREKDEVRFSAVALCKN